From a region of the Streptomyces tirandamycinicus genome:
- a CDS encoding MFS transporter, whose translation MSASTADSTSSQRPRLGRDFPWLWWSAAVSSLGDGATIAAAPLLASRLTDDPRLIGAASVAFTAPFILFGIPAGLLLDRVDIRAMMVRVDFARAALLAVLTLGILGGWGGLPLLYVCMFLLGTGEVLCRNAAQVLVPFITPKDGLATANARIMAAQEAGAGFVGPLVGALLFGVAMALPFGVDAATFLCSAVLVSRIRRTRPVEPGTDRAGVLSQMLAGARWLYGHHLLRSLALVSCLINLAGSAMLAVLVVHSGRILHLGPFGYGALLACQAVGAVVASRFAPALTQRLGREGALVATAALIATSETVLAAASSAYAAGAALAIFACGTVTWNVVVVVLRQTLVPQHLLGRANSVYRLVAWGGLPIGAAAGGFLAAEVGTRAVFGAGAVVMAVVAAALLVGARRRWITRAEQSSVRSAEQTPRPTGET comes from the coding sequence ATGAGCGCGTCGACGGCCGACTCCACCAGCTCGCAACGGCCGCGGCTGGGACGGGACTTCCCCTGGCTGTGGTGGTCCGCCGCCGTCTCCTCACTCGGTGACGGGGCCACCATCGCCGCCGCCCCCCTGCTGGCGAGCCGGCTGACCGACGACCCCCGCCTGATCGGCGCGGCCTCGGTCGCCTTCACCGCGCCGTTCATCCTGTTCGGCATCCCGGCAGGGCTGCTGCTCGACCGCGTCGACATCCGGGCGATGATGGTGCGCGTCGACTTCGCCCGGGCCGCCCTGCTGGCCGTGCTCACCCTCGGGATCCTCGGCGGCTGGGGCGGGCTGCCGCTGCTCTACGTGTGCATGTTCCTGCTCGGCACCGGCGAGGTCCTCTGCCGCAACGCCGCCCAGGTACTCGTCCCCTTCATCACCCCGAAGGACGGGCTCGCCACCGCCAACGCCCGCATCATGGCCGCGCAGGAGGCCGGCGCCGGCTTCGTCGGCCCACTCGTCGGCGCGCTGCTGTTCGGTGTGGCGATGGCCCTGCCGTTCGGCGTGGACGCGGCCACCTTCCTGTGCTCCGCCGTCCTGGTCAGCCGCATCCGCCGCACCCGGCCGGTCGAGCCGGGCACGGACCGGGCCGGCGTGCTGTCGCAGATGCTGGCGGGCGCCAGATGGCTGTACGGGCACCACCTGCTGCGCAGCCTCGCCCTGGTGTCCTGTCTGATCAACCTCGCCGGGAGCGCGATGCTCGCCGTGCTCGTGGTGCACAGCGGGAGGATCCTCCACCTGGGCCCCTTCGGGTACGGCGCCCTGCTCGCCTGCCAGGCCGTGGGAGCCGTCGTGGCGTCACGGTTCGCCCCCGCCCTGACACAACGCCTCGGCAGGGAGGGCGCGCTGGTCGCGACCGCCGCCCTGATCGCCACGAGCGAGACGGTGCTGGCCGCCGCCTCGTCGGCGTACGCGGCCGGTGCGGCGCTCGCCATCTTCGCGTGCGGGACGGTGACATGGAACGTCGTCGTGGTCGTCCTGCGGCAGACCCTGGTGCCGCAGCACCTGCTCGGGCGGGCCAACAGCGTGTACCGGCTCGTCGCCTGGGGCGGACTGCCGATCGGTGCGGCGGCGGGCGGCTTCCTCGCCGCCGAGGTCGGCACCCGCGCCGTGTTCGGCGCCGGCGCGGTGGTCATGGCGGTCGTCGCGGCGGCACTCCTGGTGGGCGCCCGCCGCCGGTGGATCACCCGCGCCGAGCAGAGCTCCGTACGGAGCGCCGAGCAGACCCCGCGGCCGACGGGCGAGACCTGA
- a CDS encoding acetaldehyde dehydrogenase (acetylating), with protein sequence MSPTAGLTTAQPDVVEPVTVAVIGTGAIGRDLVSKIDRSPALDCRLVAGRNPESAGLRYAESLGYATSAAGIEAVLAAARPFDVVFDATSAAAHRDHWPLLEPLGTLVIDLTPSKIGRMVAPTVTGVSAATGRNVNLISCGGQASIPVVHALAARFPVTYLEVVSTVASDVAGRATRLNLDEYVATTGHAVTAFSGVADVKAILNISPAVPPATFRTAVHARMAGADPAAVRAVAERAAEEVRSFAPGYEVTACTAAGDRVTITLQVMAHSDVLPPYAGNLDIINSAAVLVAEQYAARPERMSRTGVAS encoded by the coding sequence GTGAGTCCCACGGCGGGCCTGACGACAGCCCAACCGGATGTCGTCGAACCGGTGACGGTCGCCGTCATCGGCACCGGAGCCATCGGCCGTGATCTGGTCAGCAAGATCGACCGGTCGCCCGCCCTGGACTGCCGGCTGGTCGCCGGTCGCAATCCGGAGTCGGCGGGCCTGCGGTACGCGGAGAGCCTCGGCTACGCCACCTCGGCCGCCGGCATCGAGGCCGTACTCGCTGCGGCCCGCCCGTTCGACGTCGTCTTCGACGCCACCAGCGCCGCAGCCCACCGGGACCACTGGCCGCTGCTGGAGCCGCTCGGAACGCTGGTGATCGACCTGACGCCCAGCAAGATCGGGCGGATGGTCGCGCCCACGGTGACCGGGGTGTCGGCGGCGACCGGACGCAACGTCAACCTGATCAGCTGCGGCGGACAGGCGTCCATCCCGGTCGTGCACGCGCTCGCGGCCCGCTTCCCGGTGACGTACCTCGAGGTCGTCTCGACCGTCGCCAGCGATGTCGCGGGCCGTGCGACCAGGCTGAACCTCGACGAGTACGTGGCGACCACCGGTCACGCCGTGACGGCGTTCTCCGGCGTGGCCGACGTCAAGGCGATCCTCAACATCAGCCCGGCGGTGCCGCCGGCGACCTTCCGTACGGCCGTCCACGCCCGCATGGCCGGCGCCGACCCGGCGGCGGTGCGCGCGGTGGCCGAACGGGCGGCCGAGGAGGTGCGGTCCTTCGCCCCCGGCTACGAGGTCACCGCCTGCACCGCGGCTGGCGACCGGGTGACGATCACCCTCCAGGTCATGGCGCACAGCGACGTCCTGCCGCCGTACGCCGGCAACCTCGACATCATCAACTCCGCCGCCGTCCTGGTCGCCGAGCAGTACGCGGCCCGGCCGGAGCGCATGTCCCGGACAGGGGTGGCCTCATGA